From a region of the Thermoplasmata archaeon genome:
- the carB gene encoding carbamoyl-phosphate synthase large subunit: MPKREDLRTAMVIGSGPIVIGQAAEFDYSGSQACRSLREEGVRVVLVNSNPATIQTDPDTADAVYVEPLTVGFLEKIIGKERPQGILSGMGGQTALNLCSELAEAGVLSRYGVELLGTKLDAITAGENRERFAALMRSIGEPIPRSRAASDVESARTFVEEIGWPVIVRAAYTLGGSGSGVARTPEELEAIVAMGIAYSRIKQVLVEESVLGWKEFEYEVMRDAADNCITICSMENLDPMGIHTGESIVVAPAQTLSDVDHQTLRSAALRIIRALGVEGGCNIQFAVHPKTGEYRVIEVNPRVSRSSALASKATGYPIARIAAKIALGLRLDEIPNPVTGKTLASFEPTLDYVVTKIPRWPFDKFPTVDRRIGTSMKSTGEVMAIGRTFEESLLKAVRSLEIDRVGLEPLPWTDDALLRELREPTDQRLFAIAEAFRRGIALGKVATLTDWDPFFLEKIRSLVEFESRLRGPRRSRALLAEAKRLGFADEAIAASGTGSDETIRRARPRVAYKMVDTCGGEFEARTPYYYSTYEPSGESRRLAGRKVLIVGGGPIRIGQGVEFDYCCVQGIFALREEGIAAIIANNNPETVSTDFDISSRLYFEPLILEDVLNIIEEERPEGVILQFGGQTSINLAVPLAKALARRKSRTRILGTPPTSIDLAEDRRKFAALMRRLGILQPDAASGYSFEEVRQLAGRIGYPVLVRPSYVLGGRGMEIVHTEDDLARFMEAATRVSKDHPVLVDRYLAHATEIDVDVVADGRDVLIGGIQEHIEEAGIHSGDAACVLPAQTLPDPILADIRSVTRKVCKALDVVGLMNLQLAVKDAAVYVLEANPRASRTVPYVSKAIGISLAKVATKVMLGHSLRSLGLVGEPKIDHVAVKAPVFPFQRLPGVDAILGPEMKSTGEVMGIDRSLGRAYYKAMVAAGNPLPTDGAVYVTVRDEDKPAILGVASRLVQQGLRIYATRGTAQFLREHGVEATTVYRISENQSPDALGLMRRGEIRLVINTPTNSTGARRDGYMMRRLAVDLNIPFISTIQAAEAAAEAIEAFHSGELDVIPLGSFASTMRAAAAKL; encoded by the coding sequence GTGCCGAAGCGGGAGGACCTTAGGACCGCGATGGTCATCGGCTCCGGTCCAATCGTGATCGGCCAGGCCGCGGAGTTCGACTACTCCGGCTCCCAAGCGTGCCGCTCCCTGCGCGAGGAGGGAGTCCGCGTCGTCCTCGTGAACAGCAACCCGGCGACGATCCAGACGGACCCGGACACGGCGGACGCCGTGTACGTCGAACCGCTAACCGTCGGGTTCCTTGAGAAGATCATCGGGAAGGAGCGGCCCCAGGGAATCTTGAGCGGGATGGGCGGCCAGACCGCCCTGAACCTGTGCAGCGAACTTGCGGAGGCGGGCGTCCTCTCACGATATGGCGTAGAGCTCCTGGGCACCAAGCTCGACGCGATTACCGCCGGGGAGAACCGCGAGCGGTTCGCCGCGTTGATGCGTTCGATCGGCGAGCCAATTCCGCGGAGCCGCGCGGCGTCGGACGTCGAATCCGCTCGGACGTTCGTCGAGGAGATCGGGTGGCCCGTCATCGTGCGGGCGGCCTACACCCTTGGGGGCAGCGGGAGCGGCGTGGCACGCACCCCGGAAGAGCTGGAGGCGATCGTCGCCATGGGCATCGCCTATTCGCGGATCAAGCAGGTCCTCGTCGAGGAGTCCGTCCTCGGGTGGAAGGAGTTCGAGTACGAGGTGATGCGGGACGCCGCGGACAACTGCATCACGATTTGCAGCATGGAGAACCTCGATCCGATGGGGATCCACACGGGCGAATCGATCGTCGTCGCGCCGGCACAGACCCTGAGTGACGTCGACCACCAGACCCTCCGCTCGGCGGCGTTGCGGATCATCCGCGCGCTCGGCGTCGAGGGAGGATGCAACATCCAGTTCGCTGTCCATCCGAAGACCGGCGAGTATCGGGTGATCGAGGTGAACCCGCGCGTCTCCCGGTCCTCCGCCCTCGCCTCGAAGGCCACGGGCTACCCGATCGCCCGGATCGCGGCGAAGATCGCGCTCGGGCTCCGCCTCGACGAGATCCCCAACCCCGTGACGGGCAAGACGCTCGCGTCTTTCGAGCCGACCCTCGACTACGTCGTCACGAAGATCCCCCGCTGGCCGTTCGACAAGTTCCCCACCGTCGACCGTCGCATCGGCACGTCGATGAAGAGCACCGGTGAGGTGATGGCGATCGGCCGGACGTTCGAGGAATCCCTCCTGAAGGCCGTCCGGTCTCTCGAGATTGACCGCGTGGGCCTGGAGCCCCTGCCCTGGACGGACGACGCCTTGCTCCGGGAACTCCGCGAGCCAACCGACCAGCGGCTCTTCGCGATCGCGGAGGCGTTCCGACGCGGCATCGCGCTCGGAAAGGTCGCAACGCTGACGGACTGGGACCCGTTCTTCCTCGAGAAAATCCGTTCCCTCGTCGAGTTCGAGTCCCGCCTCCGCGGCCCTCGCCGCTCCCGGGCGCTCCTGGCGGAGGCGAAGCGCCTCGGGTTCGCGGACGAGGCGATTGCCGCATCCGGGACGGGCTCGGACGAAACGATCCGACGGGCGAGGCCCCGGGTCGCGTACAAGATGGTCGACACGTGCGGCGGCGAGTTCGAGGCCCGGACGCCCTACTATTATTCGACGTACGAGCCCTCGGGAGAATCACGTCGTCTTGCGGGTCGTAAGGTCTTGATAGTGGGCGGCGGCCCGATCCGCATCGGCCAAGGCGTCGAGTTCGACTACTGTTGCGTCCAGGGGATCTTCGCCCTCCGGGAGGAGGGCATCGCCGCGATCATCGCGAACAACAACCCGGAGACGGTCTCGACGGACTTCGATATCTCGAGCCGTCTGTACTTCGAGCCGCTGATCCTCGAGGACGTCCTCAACATCATCGAGGAGGAGCGACCCGAGGGCGTGATCCTCCAGTTCGGCGGGCAGACGTCCATCAACTTGGCCGTGCCTCTCGCGAAGGCGCTCGCGCGACGGAAATCCCGAACGCGGATCCTCGGCACGCCGCCGACCTCGATCGACCTCGCGGAGGACCGCCGGAAGTTCGCGGCCCTCATGCGCCGCCTTGGGATCCTCCAGCCCGACGCGGCCTCGGGCTACAGCTTCGAGGAGGTGCGCCAGCTCGCCGGCCGCATCGGGTATCCGGTCCTCGTCCGGCCCTCGTACGTCCTCGGAGGACGCGGGATGGAAATCGTGCACACGGAGGACGATCTCGCCCGGTTCATGGAGGCCGCGACGCGCGTATCGAAGGACCATCCGGTCCTCGTCGACCGGTACCTCGCGCACGCGACGGAGATCGATGTGGACGTCGTCGCCGACGGTCGGGACGTCCTCATCGGTGGGATCCAAGAGCACATCGAGGAGGCGGGGATCCACTCGGGCGACGCGGCGTGCGTCTTGCCCGCGCAGACCCTCCCCGACCCGATCCTGGCGGACATCCGATCCGTCACGCGGAAAGTCTGCAAGGCGCTCGACGTCGTCGGGCTCATGAACCTCCAGCTCGCGGTGAAGGACGCCGCGGTATACGTCCTCGAGGCGAACCCGCGGGCGAGCCGGACCGTCCCCTACGTCTCGAAGGCGATTGGCATCTCCCTGGCGAAAGTCGCGACGAAGGTGATGCTCGGCCATTCGCTCCGGAGCCTCGGCCTCGTCGGCGAGCCGAAGATCGACCATGTCGCGGTCAAGGCGCCCGTGTTCCCGTTCCAGCGTCTCCCGGGCGTGGACGCGATCCTCGGCCCCGAGATGAAGAGCACGGGAGAGGTGATGGGGATCGATCGGTCGCTCGGCCGGGCGTACTACAAGGCGATGGTCGCCGCGGGAAATCCGCTGCCGACGGACGGCGCGGTGTACGTGACCGTGCGCGACGAGGACAAGCCAGCGATCCTGGGAGTCGCCTCGCGGCTCGTGCAGCAGGGCCTGCGGATCTACGCGACGCGCGGCACGGCGCAGTTCCTCCGGGAACACGGCGTCGAGGCGACGACCGTCTACCGGATCAGCGAGAACCAGTCGCCCGACGCGCTGGGATTGATGCGTCGCGGTGAGATCCGGCTCGTGATCAACACGCCCACCAATTCGACGGGGGCGCGTCGAGACGGCTACATGATGCGTCGGCTCGCGGTCGATTTGAACATCCCGTTCATCTCGACGATCCAGGCCGCCGAGGCCGCGGCCGAGGCGATCGAGGCGTTCCATTCCGGGGAGCTCGATGTGATCCCCCTCGGGTCGTTCGCCTCGACGATGCGCGCGGCGGCGGCAAAGCTTTAG
- a CDS encoding Mut7-C RNAse domain-containing protein yields MKLLCDHMLGSLARWLRFMGYDTSYPEPGPDRALIERARAEGRILLTRDKELAARVPGSVAVRSDVLEEQIEEVASVLSLRLVDPLSRCSLCNERLVPVSVRAVQGIVPEGVRSRHDEFWQCPSCRRVYWQGSHWDKMVERLDRLDLSRAERP; encoded by the coding sequence GTGAAGCTACTCTGCGACCACATGCTCGGAAGCCTGGCCCGGTGGTTGCGCTTCATGGGCTACGACACGTCGTACCCGGAACCGGGCCCGGACCGAGCGCTGATCGAGCGGGCGCGCGCGGAAGGCCGGATCCTGCTGACGCGGGACAAGGAGCTCGCGGCCCGCGTGCCCGGCAGCGTGGCGGTCCGATCGGACGTCCTCGAGGAGCAGATCGAGGAGGTCGCCTCCGTGTTGTCGCTCCGCCTCGTCGACCCGCTCTCGCGGTGCTCGCTCTGCAACGAACGCTTGGTGCCGGTGTCCGTCCGCGCGGTGCAAGGCATCGTCCCGGAAGGCGTGCGCTCCCGCCACGACGAATTCTGGCAGTGTCCTTCCTGCCGCCGCGTGTACTGGCAAGGGAGCCATTGGGACAAGATGGTGGAGCGACTGGATCGGCTCGACCTCTCGCGCGCCGAACGGCCGTGA
- a CDS encoding PAC2 family protein, with protein sequence MEGIQIYELKRMDLRGATVIDGFPSVGLVSSIVANYLINALNLTQIGIMDSIYFPTVALVRDGQPMNPVRIYAGSKIDERDQLVVFISEFQPPPNLIKAIAATVLDWAQDARCNLLVCPEGLIVDTKEEEADRSVEVYGIGSTDKAMDMIRKNNITVFEEGVITGVAGVLLNEGRKRDFDVITLLSEAHPDYPDARAAARAIEVIDKLLLHTELDARPLYEEAERIEMQLKNIHHQTEVAKKPSEPPRPSMYG encoded by the coding sequence ATGGAAGGCATCCAGATTTACGAGCTGAAACGGATGGACCTTCGCGGTGCGACCGTGATCGACGGGTTCCCGAGTGTGGGACTCGTGAGCTCGATTGTGGCAAACTACCTGATCAACGCCCTCAACCTCACGCAGATCGGGATCATGGACTCGATCTACTTCCCGACCGTCGCCCTCGTCCGAGACGGGCAGCCGATGAACCCCGTCCGGATCTATGCGGGTTCGAAGATCGACGAGCGGGACCAGCTCGTGGTGTTCATCTCCGAATTCCAGCCGCCGCCGAACCTGATCAAGGCGATCGCGGCGACCGTCCTCGACTGGGCGCAGGACGCGCGGTGCAACCTGCTCGTGTGCCCGGAGGGACTGATCGTCGATACGAAGGAGGAGGAAGCGGACCGCTCCGTCGAAGTCTACGGGATCGGGTCGACGGACAAGGCGATGGACATGATCCGCAAGAACAACATCACGGTCTTCGAGGAGGGCGTCATCACGGGGGTCGCCGGGGTCCTCCTGAACGAGGGCCGGAAGCGCGATTTCGACGTGATCACGCTCCTGAGCGAAGCCCATCCGGATTACCCGGACGCTCGCGCGGCCGCGCGGGCAATCGAGGTCATCGACAAGCTGCTCCTGCACACGGAGCTCGATGCGCGCCCGCTCTATGAGGAGGCCGAGCGGATCGAGATGCAGCTCAAGAACATCCACCACCAGACGGAAGTCGCCAAGAAGCCCAGCGAGCCGCCGCGACCGAGCATGTACGGTTAG
- the carA gene encoding glutamine-hydrolyzing carbamoyl-phosphate synthase small subunit, with translation MDGALVLEDGTAVRGAFFGARRPVFGELVFNTNMTGYTEALTDPSYRGQILMMTYPLIGNYGVDPGAMESESIQPTGFVVKEACAVPSHPKSAMSLADFLRGHETPAIEGADTRALTIKIRSKGTMKAALVPTTEDSAKVARTVRATPHPETRNLVAEVSSPTVRRYPGTGKRTIVVVDCGVKRNILREAQRYADVVRVPYDATADDILALKPDGVILSNGPGDPAHPDVLATTVAATKDLVGRVPLLGICLGHQLLALAFGGRTFKLKFGHRGGNQPVKDLKTGRVHITSQNHGFAVDPDSLPTSEFEVTHRNLNDGTVEGMAHRRLPIFSVQYHPEAHPGPWDNAYIFREFVAALKGA, from the coding sequence ATGGATGGCGCCCTCGTCCTCGAGGACGGAACGGCGGTTCGAGGGGCCTTTTTCGGCGCACGTAGGCCGGTCTTCGGCGAACTCGTCTTCAACACGAACATGACGGGGTACACCGAAGCCCTCACGGATCCGTCGTACCGCGGTCAGATCCTCATGATGACCTACCCGCTGATCGGGAACTACGGGGTCGATCCCGGCGCGATGGAATCCGAGTCGATCCAGCCGACTGGGTTCGTGGTCAAGGAAGCGTGCGCGGTCCCGAGCCATCCGAAGAGCGCGATGTCCCTCGCCGACTTCCTCCGCGGCCATGAGACGCCCGCCATCGAAGGCGCCGACACGCGCGCCCTGACGATTAAGATCCGTTCCAAGGGGACGATGAAGGCGGCCCTGGTGCCGACGACCGAAGACAGCGCGAAGGTCGCGCGAACCGTACGCGCCACGCCCCATCCGGAGACCCGGAACCTCGTCGCCGAGGTGAGCTCTCCGACCGTCCGACGCTACCCGGGCACAGGCAAACGTACGATCGTCGTCGTGGATTGCGGCGTCAAGCGGAATATCCTCCGGGAGGCCCAGCGCTACGCCGACGTCGTGCGCGTCCCGTACGATGCGACGGCGGACGACATCCTGGCCCTCAAGCCGGACGGCGTGATCCTCTCGAACGGCCCCGGCGATCCGGCCCATCCGGACGTCCTCGCGACGACCGTCGCCGCGACGAAGGACCTGGTCGGCCGCGTCCCGCTCCTCGGCATCTGCCTCGGACACCAGCTCCTCGCCCTCGCCTTCGGCGGACGGACGTTCAAGCTGAAGTTCGGCCACCGGGGGGGCAACCAGCCCGTGAAAGACCTCAAGACGGGCCGCGTCCACATCACCTCCCAGAACCACGGCTTCGCGGTCGATCCGGACTCGCTGCCAACGTCCGAGTTCGAGGTGACCCATCGGAACCTGAACGACGGCACCGTGGAAGGGATGGCCCACCGGCGCCTGCCGATCTTCTCCGTCCAGTACCATCCGGAGGCCCATCCCGGTCCGTGGGACAACGCGTACATCTTCCGGGAGTTCGTCGCGGCGCTCAAGGGGGCCTAG
- a CDS encoding DUF131 domain-containing protein, translating to MQPIRLLGPVMLVAGLACLGLAVARGEAAVSLVVVFPLVTGSGPLTLAGILLTFLGFFATFLFWPGRPVEIVAPEGSSAAAEDSSGPAPTRRWGGVVFLGPFPIVFGSDPRMTRMMLLVGILLFVALLALALFALLG from the coding sequence GTGCAGCCGATTCGGCTCCTCGGACCGGTGATGCTCGTGGCCGGGCTCGCCTGCCTCGGCCTTGCGGTGGCACGGGGGGAGGCGGCGGTGTCCCTGGTCGTCGTCTTCCCGCTCGTGACCGGGAGCGGCCCTCTGACCTTGGCGGGCATCCTGCTCACGTTCCTGGGGTTCTTCGCCACGTTCCTGTTCTGGCCTGGGCGGCCGGTTGAAATCGTTGCCCCCGAGGGATCGAGTGCTGCCGCGGAGGACTCGTCCGGCCCGGCTCCGACCCGCCGATGGGGTGGCGTCGTGTTCCTCGGTCCCTTCCCGATCGTCTTCGGATCGGACCCACGGATGACTCGAATGATGCTCCTGGTCGGTATCCTGCTGTTCGTCGCCCTTCTCGCACTGGCTCTCTTCGCGCTCCTGGGCTGA
- a CDS encoding hydroxyacid dehydrogenase, translating into MNILVADGLDAEALAFLQRVHDVHIEEVDASRLLQLIPPFHALIVRGRTKVTTEVLVRGSNLKVVGRAGVGIDNIDVETATARKIVVVNAPTASTVSVAELAIGHMISLLRHLPLADRSVREGTWEKKGLEGRELSGKVLGLVGSGRIGGEVARRAHAFGMTVIAFDPYLSLPTADGLGIRLVEKESLFRDADVVSVHTALTPETKGLVGREELALMKRTAIIVNCARGEIVREDALADALRSGTIAGAAIDVFEKEPPTGSPLLTAPHVVFSPHLGASTEEAQARAGAIIADQVLKALEGKRAEYCVNPNVYV; encoded by the coding sequence ATGAACATCCTCGTCGCGGATGGCCTCGATGCGGAGGCGCTCGCCTTCCTGCAGAGGGTCCACGATGTCCACATCGAGGAGGTGGACGCCTCCCGGCTCCTCCAGCTGATCCCGCCGTTCCATGCGCTGATCGTCCGTGGCCGCACGAAGGTCACGACGGAGGTCCTCGTCCGCGGTTCGAATCTGAAGGTCGTGGGTCGGGCGGGCGTCGGGATTGACAACATCGACGTCGAGACCGCAACCGCTCGCAAAATCGTCGTGGTAAACGCGCCGACTGCGAGCACGGTGAGCGTCGCCGAGCTTGCGATCGGGCACATGATTTCCCTCCTTCGGCACCTTCCGCTCGCGGACCGGTCTGTGAGGGAAGGGACGTGGGAAAAGAAAGGGCTCGAAGGCCGCGAGCTTTCGGGAAAGGTCCTAGGGCTCGTCGGTTCCGGCCGGATCGGCGGGGAGGTTGCGAGGCGCGCCCACGCCTTCGGGATGACGGTCATCGCCTTCGATCCATATCTCTCCCTACCGACCGCGGACGGCCTGGGGATTCGGCTCGTCGAAAAGGAGTCGTTGTTTCGCGACGCGGATGTCGTGAGCGTCCACACGGCCCTGACGCCCGAGACGAAAGGCCTCGTGGGCCGGGAGGAACTCGCTCTCATGAAGCGCACGGCCATCATCGTGAACTGTGCCCGGGGGGAAATCGTCCGGGAGGACGCCCTCGCCGATGCGCTCCGGTCCGGGACGATCGCCGGGGCAGCGATCGACGTCTTCGAGAAAGAACCTCCCACCGGAAGCCCGCTTCTCACCGCCCCGCACGTCGTGTTCTCGCCGCATCTCGGCGCGTCGACGGAGGAGGCGCAGGCGCGCGCGGGAGCGATCATCGCGGACCAAGTGCTC
- a CDS encoding OsmC family protein, whose amino-acid sequence MVRTKAHLEHEDDMRFRASADGGAEIRFDAGEAATRRGPSPMQGALLSAMACTASDVVDILRKERVAFTSLEIEADAERAKDPPRVFTKIHLHYRIRGNGIRESAVARAIELSSEKYCSVGVMLRRGGVEFVNTHEILPTG is encoded by the coding sequence GTGGTACGGACGAAGGCCCATCTCGAGCACGAAGACGACATGCGGTTCCGCGCGAGCGCGGACGGGGGCGCGGAAATCCGCTTCGACGCGGGAGAGGCGGCGACCCGCCGCGGACCGAGCCCGATGCAAGGTGCGCTCCTGTCAGCGATGGCGTGTACCGCGTCGGACGTCGTCGACATCCTTCGGAAGGAGCGCGTCGCGTTCACGTCGCTGGAAATCGAAGCCGATGCAGAGCGGGCGAAAGATCCGCCGCGCGTGTTCACGAAGATCCATCTCCATTACCGGATTCGAGGGAACGGCATCCGAGAGTCCGCGGTCGCGCGAGCGATCGAGCTCTCGTCCGAGAAGTACTGCTCCGTGGGCGTGATGCTCCGGCGGGGGGGCGTCGAGTTCGTCAACACACACGAAATCCTCCCTACCGGATGA
- a CDS encoding 2,5-diamino-6-(ribosylamino)-4(3H)-pyrimidinone 5'-phosphate reductase, producing the protein MRPRVIVNAAMSVDGKIAFRDGGRARLSNEEDVQRVQRLRARVDAILVGVGTVLADDPKLTVKGDIAADHLPLRIVLDSNGRTPDGARVLDGRAPTLIVTSEGCARTFAHAEVLRCGNDAVDVQLLLDRLGGRGIRTVLVEGGSTVIWSFLRGGLVDELKVFVGSLVLGGRSAPTLAGGEGAASLSESIRLVLDRSEGLGDGILLEYSVVR; encoded by the coding sequence GTGCGGCCTCGCGTGATCGTCAACGCGGCGATGAGCGTCGATGGGAAGATCGCTTTCCGAGACGGCGGGCGGGCGCGCCTGAGCAACGAGGAAGATGTGCAACGGGTGCAGCGTCTCCGGGCTCGGGTCGACGCGATTCTCGTCGGGGTGGGGACGGTCCTGGCGGACGACCCCAAGCTCACCGTCAAGGGCGATATCGCGGCGGATCACCTCCCACTGCGGATCGTCCTCGATTCGAACGGCCGCACGCCGGATGGCGCCCGCGTCCTCGATGGGCGGGCCCCCACGCTCATCGTGACGTCCGAGGGATGCGCTCGGACGTTCGCCCATGCCGAAGTCCTCCGATGCGGGAACGATGCCGTGGACGTCCAGCTCCTGCTGGACCGACTCGGCGGCCGGGGGATCCGCACCGTCTTGGTCGAAGGAGGGAGCACGGTGATCTGGTCGTTCCTCCGGGGAGGCCTTGTGGACGAGCTCAAGGTCTTCGTCGGGAGCTTGGTGCTCGGCGGGCGCTCCGCCCCGACCCTCGCCGGCGGCGAGGGCGCCGCCTCGCTCTCGGAATCGATCCGGCTGGTGCTCGACCGGTCGGAGGGGCTGGGGGATGGCATCTTGCTCGAGTACTCGGTGGTGCGGTGA
- the rtcA gene encoding RNA 3'-terminal phosphate cyclase: MVQVVAAMIEIDGAHGEGGGQVLRMAVALGATQSMPVRVARIRAGRPTPGLAPQHVAALKAVATLCNGEIDGLTVGSKEIAFRPGDLAGGRHTFDVGTAGSVTLVLQACLPVAAAAPETVRLRILGGTDVRWSPPVDYFARVFLPLLRRLGGRAEIEVLRRGYYPRGGGTVEVVIEPTRIWTPFDLTSPPVIQSVRGIAHVSNLAEDIPKRMKRAAMRRLRVVPDVKIEERVYHGVEAVGQGGALVLCADAGPTVLGADSLAERGKSSERVGEEGATALVAEMESGATLDVHAADQLLAYLARADGPSRFLVRDVSGHLETIAWLLPQFIPCKIEFASVGALRKVSVEPNR, encoded by the coding sequence GTGGTCCAGGTCGTCGCCGCGATGATCGAGATCGACGGCGCCCATGGGGAGGGCGGCGGACAAGTCCTCCGAATGGCGGTCGCCCTCGGCGCGACGCAGTCTATGCCCGTGCGGGTCGCGCGGATTCGAGCGGGTCGGCCGACGCCGGGCCTCGCGCCGCAGCACGTCGCGGCGCTGAAGGCGGTGGCGACGCTCTGCAACGGCGAAATCGACGGCCTCACGGTGGGATCGAAGGAGATCGCGTTTCGGCCCGGAGACCTGGCCGGCGGCCGCCACACGTTCGACGTCGGTACGGCGGGGAGTGTGACCCTCGTCCTGCAGGCATGCCTCCCCGTGGCAGCGGCGGCCCCCGAGACGGTCCGTCTACGAATCCTGGGCGGGACTGACGTTCGATGGTCTCCGCCGGTCGACTATTTTGCGCGCGTGTTCCTGCCGCTCTTGCGGCGGCTCGGCGGACGCGCCGAAATCGAAGTCCTCCGACGCGGGTACTACCCGCGCGGGGGCGGCACGGTCGAAGTTGTGATTGAGCCGACTCGGATCTGGACTCCGTTCGATCTCACCTCGCCCCCCGTCATCCAGTCGGTCCGAGGCATCGCGCACGTCTCGAATCTCGCCGAGGATATCCCGAAGCGCATGAAGCGCGCCGCGATGCGGCGGCTCCGTGTCGTGCCCGACGTCAAGATCGAGGAACGGGTGTATCACGGCGTCGAGGCCGTCGGACAAGGCGGAGCGCTCGTCCTCTGTGCCGATGCCGGTCCAACGGTCCTTGGCGCGGACTCGCTCGCGGAACGGGGCAAGAGCTCCGAGCGGGTGGGAGAGGAAGGGGCGACCGCCCTCGTTGCGGAGATGGAGTCGGGGGCCACGCTTGACGTCCACGCGGCGGACCAGCTCCTCGCGTATCTCGCTCGCGCGGACGGACCCTCCCGCTTCCTCGTGCGGGACGTCTCCGGCCACCTCGAGACCATCGCGTGGCTCTTACCCCAGTTCATCCCGTGCAAGATCGAATTTGCGTCGGTGGGCGCCCTGCGAAAGGTGTCCGTCGAGCCCAATCGCTAA